One genomic window of Devosia salina includes the following:
- a CDS encoding ArsR/SmtB family transcription factor, translating into MHAFDVLGDPVRRRILELLAEKEHASGEVVTVIVAEFGISQAGVSQHLKVLRDNGFASVRAEGTRRVYVLDTSPLRGIDDWMERFRVFWPVRMEALATEVARGKKARGEKP; encoded by the coding sequence ATGCACGCATTCGACGTCCTGGGTGACCCTGTTCGCCGCCGTATTCTGGAGCTGCTGGCGGAGAAGGAGCATGCCTCCGGTGAGGTGGTGACAGTGATCGTCGCCGAGTTCGGTATTTCCCAGGCCGGCGTCAGTCAGCACCTGAAGGTGCTGCGGGACAATGGTTTTGCCAGTGTGCGGGCCGAGGGGACGCGACGGGTATATGTGCTGGACACGAGCCCGCTGCGCGGCATCGATGACTGGATGGAACGCTTCCGCGTCTTCTGGCCGGTGCGCATGGAGGCCCTGGCCACCGAAGTCGCTCGCGGCAAGAAGGCCAGGGGCGAAAAGCCCTAG
- a CDS encoding SRPBCC family protein, whose translation MPFDIAEHLGAVHREVRNVERDGQSAKDLIASRIYDTDINDLWEAVTSPERIRRWFSPVSGELKLGGRYAVEGNASGTITACEPKRHFAGTWEFMGHVSWIEVYLEPAGNGTRLEIHHIAPHPNPHWDTYGAGAAGVGWELGLLGLAEHIKRPADDVRAEGVNGWETSPEAKDLVRAASTDWGQASIAGGDDPDQAMRAAEATRRFYSGEPPLES comes from the coding sequence ATGCCTTTTGACATTGCCGAGCATCTGGGTGCTGTTCACCGGGAAGTCCGCAACGTGGAGCGCGATGGGCAATCCGCCAAGGACCTTATCGCCTCACGCATCTATGACACCGACATCAACGACCTATGGGAGGCCGTCACCAGTCCCGAGCGCATCAGGCGCTGGTTCTCTCCTGTCTCGGGTGAACTCAAACTTGGCGGGCGCTACGCCGTCGAGGGTAATGCGTCGGGGACGATCACGGCCTGCGAACCGAAGCGGCACTTTGCCGGCACATGGGAGTTCATGGGCCATGTGAGCTGGATCGAAGTCTATCTCGAGCCGGCCGGCAACGGCACGCGTCTCGAAATCCATCACATTGCCCCCCACCCGAATCCGCATTGGGACACCTATGGCGCCGGAGCCGCTGGTGTGGGCTGGGAACTTGGGCTTCTGGGGCTGGCCGAGCACATCAAGCGCCCCGCCGACGATGTGAGGGCCGAAGGCGTCAACGGCTGGGAGACCTCTCCGGAAGCCAAGGACCTGGTGCGAGCCGCAAGCACGGATTGGGGACAGGCCTCCATTGCGGGCGGCGACGATCCGGACCAGGCCATGCGAGCCGCCGAGGCCACGCGGCGCTTTTATTCTGGCGAGCCCCCATTGGAGTCCTGA
- a CDS encoding LolA family protein, translating to MIRRTALMLGLAAALSPVLPALAQSRALTPEEQQLINEINAHNTAIRTMVGRFLQIDTNGGRQEGTFFLERPNKIAFRYAPPSREEIVSIGRGFYVIDRREETYYAYPQDSIPLRQFLGEQINLLNANVIDVTNTDGYLSITVVDQTVAGTVQVSLIFDTETKDLSQWTLVEPDGSELTFSLYDVQKGVEIPNHFFTFPSTYRGKDPAS from the coding sequence ATGATTCGCCGCACCGCACTGATGCTCGGCCTTGCCGCTGCCCTGTCGCCCGTCCTCCCCGCGCTCGCCCAGAGCCGGGCCCTGACGCCCGAAGAGCAGCAATTGATCAACGAGATCAACGCACACAATACGGCCATTCGCACCATGGTGGGGCGGTTCCTGCAGATCGACACCAATGGCGGCCGGCAGGAGGGCACCTTCTTTCTCGAGCGCCCCAACAAGATCGCCTTCCGCTATGCGCCGCCCAGTCGCGAGGAGATCGTCTCGATCGGGCGCGGCTTCTATGTCATCGACCGGCGCGAAGAGACCTATTACGCTTATCCCCAGGACTCCATTCCGCTCCGGCAGTTCCTGGGCGAGCAGATCAACCTGCTCAATGCCAATGTGATCGACGTCACCAATACCGACGGCTATCTCTCGATCACGGTGGTCGACCAGACCGTGGCCGGTACGGTGCAGGTCTCGCTGATCTTCGATACCGAAACCAAGGACCTGTCACAATGGACGCTGGTCGAGCCCGACGGGTCGGAGCTGACCTTCTCGCTCTATGACGTGCAGAAGGGCGTGGAAATCCCCAACCACTTCTTCACCTTCCCCTCCACCTATCGCGGCAAGGACCCGGCGAGCTGA